A window of the Limanda limanda chromosome 8, fLimLim1.1, whole genome shotgun sequence genome harbors these coding sequences:
- the chmp1a gene encoding charged multivesicular body protein 1a, translating to MEDTLFQLRFTTKQLERLAKKAEKDSEKEQAKVKKALQQKNVECARVYAENAIRKKNEGLNWLRMASRVDAVSSKVQTAVTMKGVTKSMGQVTKALDKALSSMDLQKVSAIMDKFETQVQNLDVHTSVMEDSMSSAMTLTTPQEQVDDLIHQIAEESGLEVMDQLNQLPAGATSVGAPSTASQEKEDQLSRRLAALRN from the exons ATGGAGG acacactcttCCAGCTCAGA TTCACTACGAAGCAGCTTGAGAGACTGGCCAAGAAGGCTGAGAAGGATTCTGAAAAGGAGCAGGCCAAGGTCAAGAAG GCTCTGCAGCAGAAGAACGTGGAATGTGCCCGAGTTTATGCAGAGAACGCCATCCGGAAAAAGAATGAAGGTCTTAACTGGCTGCGCATGGCGTCACGAGTCGACGCTGTGTCCTCTAAAGTCCAGACTGCTGTCACCATGAAGGGA GTGACCAAAAGCATGGGCCAGGTGACCAAGGCTCTGGACAAAGCTCTGAGCTCCATGGACCTGCAGAAGGTCTCTGCCATTATGGACAAGTTTGAAACTCAAGTACAGAACCTGGACGTCCACACCTCG GTGATGGAGGACTCCATGAGCTCGGCCATGACGCTGACCACACCTCAGGAGCAGGTGGACGACCTGATCCACCAGATCGCAGAGGAGAGCGGCCTGGAGGTGATGGACCAGCTCAACCAGCTGCCGGCAGGAGCCACCTCTGTGGGCGCTCCGAGCACAGCCAGCCAAGAGAAGGAGGACCAGCTGTCTCGAAG ACTCGCTGCTCTACGGAACTGA